From Hoplias malabaricus isolate fHopMal1 chromosome 11, fHopMal1.hap1, whole genome shotgun sequence, a single genomic window includes:
- the bmp16 gene encoding bone morphogenetic protein 16, translating to MFPASLLVLMTLLLPQALSGRQGESSHSDGNLVTSLEPSLTQTIQNLLLTRLGLQSHPNPRPGALVPQYILDLYRFHTEQYHLIEDPDFSYPIKHVQGANTVRSFHHAVSSDLPDKGAKSGRIHMAFNLSSIPTYENVVSAELRFFHDGTDRGSKPHTISLYLTGATDTNPKLLHSRQLTRNPRSSRKSWEVFPLEGELFKKLSDLLGSVSFILEMTPDNNSYSAEDVDTEGHLRVRRSASQDEHSWMRQRPLLVTYSHDGRSEPLVPFGKRTARARRGGSRVRNGRGQISDAGWNVGWTERRVKRNGGGRSAKLKRLSRARCRRHPLYVDFKDVGWNKWIVAPTGYDAFFCLGECRFPLADHMNSSSHAMVQTLLNSVNGAVPRACCVPTALSPIALLYLDQDEHVVLKNYQDMVVEGCGCR from the exons ATGTTCCCTGCTAGCCTTCTGGTTCTGATGACCCTACTGCTACCTCAAGCTTTATCGGGTCGTCAGGGGGAGTCCAGCCATTCAGATGGAAACCTGGTCACCTCTCTAGAGCCCAGTTTGACCCAGACCATCCAGAACCTCCTGCTGACTCGACTTGGCCTACAGTCTCATCCCAACCCCCGTCCTGGAGCACTTGTACCCCAGTATATCTTGGacctttacaggttccacacagAACAATACCATCTAATAGAAGACCCAGACTTCAGCTACCCTATAAAGCACGTGCAAGGGGCCAATACCGTTCGCAGTTTCCACCATGCAG TGTCTTCAGACCTCCCTGACAAAGGAGCGAAGAGTGGAAGGATACATATGGCCTTCAACCTGTCCTCTATTCCAACCTACGAAAATGTGGTTTCGGCAGAGCTACGTTTCTTTCATGACGGAACAGATCGTGGCTCCAAACCTCACACCATAAGCCTTTATCTCACCGGTGCAACCGACACAAATCCAAAGTTACTCCATTCAAGACAGCTGACTCGAAACCCCAGGTCATCCAGGAAGTCTTGGGAGGTCTTCCCTCTTGAGGGAGAACTGTTTAAAAAATTGTCTGATTTGTTAGGGAGTGTGTCCTTTATCCTGGAAATGACCCCAGATAACAACAGCTATTCGGCAGAGGATGTAGACACAGAGGGACATCTAAGAGTGCGTAGGTCTGCAAGCCAGGATGAGCACAGCTGGATGCGACAGAGACCACTACTGGTTACATACAGCCATGATGGGCGCAGTGAACCACTGGTACCCTTCGGAAAGAGGACCGCCAGGGCCAGGAGGGGAGGGAGCAGGGTTAGAAATGGCAGAGGTCAGATATCAGACGCAGGTTGGAATGTCGGGTGGACAGAGCGACGGGTGAAGCGGAACGGCGGTGGACGATCAGCAAAGCTCAAGCGCTTGTCCCGTGCTCGGTGCCGTCGCCACCCGCTCTATGTGGACTTCAAAGACGTTGGGTGGAACAAGTGGATCGTGGCTCCAACAGGCTACGATGCCTTCTTCTGCCTGGGTGAATGCCGATTCCCACTGGCTGACCACATGAACTCGTCCAGCCATGCCATGGTGCAGACGCTGCTGAACTCCGTCAACGGAGCAGTGCCACGGGCTTGTTGTGTGCCCACAGCCCTCAGCCCAATCGCATTGCTCTATCTTGACCAGGATGAACATGTAGTGCTGAAAAACTACCAAGACATGGTAGTGGAGGGCTGTGGCTGTCGATAA